ATTTCTGCTAATGCAGTGCAGTCCATACTCGGCTAATCTTGAATTTGTTTCGTTAATGCCTAATCCAAATGAGGTGTGGCTCTCAGTCTAATGTTGTCAGTATTCCTTTTGAAATTACAGATAAAAAATGCTGATACTATCGGCTGAACGATCTGTGAAAGAGTTTATCTTTGGACGGGATAAGAAAGTTCAAAATGGGACTAGCAAGCTACCTTCTCCTGCTGTAGGGAAACACCCGTAGGCCGTTAAAATCTGTTGTAAGATTTCTTGGTCAAAGTTTGTATATGTTGTTGCTTGGATCTCCTTTCAGCGTTCAAAGCTTTTGTACAGTTCAATAGTGGTGAATATAAAAGTAGCATTGTAAGCCTGTAGATATTTTGTGCAGAATGCAACTTGCTAAGCAACTCGAGTTTATTAAGCAAGATTGAAATCGAGTTAGGGTACATCTTCAACTAGGGTTCTTTCTCACGTTCATCGAGTATTGTTTGCGtgtgtattttaaatatttccCCGTAAACCTGAAAGTTTTTACGAATATGAATTTGAGTTATTACAAGCTGAAAGATGTTAAGCCATGGTAAaatcgaaaaagaaatcttTATTGATTTTACAGCATCCTGTTTGTTTTACTACCCAAGGCTTCGATACATTTCGAAATCGAGAAGCCTTTTTGGCCAAAAACACAGATATATAATATGCACATTAATGCTATGAGCTCCATTTACAAGACAACACAGCTACAGCAGGCTCCAATGGTTTTACTTTCGAGCTTCTCTTGAATGGTCTCCAAGTGCAAGATGATCTCTTCGAATGTAGGCCTTCGATCAGGATTCTTATGCCAGCAATCTTGTAGGAGTCTGCCACCAAAGTAACCTTTTTTCATTCTGCAGTGAACTTTATTCGAACCAAGTAGTATATGTATGATACATAGAAGATGAAAGAAAGGAAATTGCATGAGCATAACAATGGCTCTATGCTTGAGTAAACCAAATGAAACAATGGCATAAGACAATCACAACGCATGCCCATTCTTTACGAAGTCCTGCATTCTTTACGAAGCCATCTATTGCTGATATTTACTCTTACGCTTTCAAATGGACAAGGTCGCGATTTTGGTGTTTGAAAAGTGTTAATTTTATCAAACCTATACTTTTGCAATGAGGCAATTGTTTTGCTTGCAAACCCGACGTTTAAACTGGCCATTAACTTCTTGTGAAACAGTTACATGGCATTAGGATATAGCTAGGCACCACAAAGTTTTCATAAAGTCAAATGGTAATAAACTAAGGATAGGAACTGTAGAGAAACCGATAAACTCACTTCTTGATCGGTTCAGGGTACAAAATTGATGAGAGATATGGCCTTGAATCTTCGTAAGCTCGTTTATCTGCCAACTTTTCTGCATCCTCTCCCCTATTTGATGGTCCTCCTTGAAACATCTACGTACAAACTATATATGAGCAGTATTTGGTCGCAGGTTGGCAGCAAATGACTATATTCTTTTATATACTATACAAGAAAACCTTATACTTGACCGTCTTGCATGTAACtgaactttaaaaaaatatgaatggTAGTGTAAGAACACAAGGAAGTTTCCAATTGCATATAACAAAACATAACAAGTCAATTTACCTCGTGGACAATCAAAGCAAAAGAGAAGACATCGACACTTTTTCCATATGATTCTCGACGATAGACTTCTGGAGCCATGTAGCGATCTGACAAAAGTCACAAAAGCATCTTGTGAGAGTTTTTATCATTATTCAAAACCGTTAAAGGTTTACAAGAAGTATCCACTAGTACATGTTCCAGTTCCACCGGTCATTTTATAACCGACATCCTTTCCTTGTGTGATTTTGCTAAGCCCGAAATCTGTGACCTTAAGGTGCCCTGCGTCGTTCTGCAAAACGTTCCTGCAAGGAATCTTCGATGTTGTAATGTCTAGAAGAATTATAGTATGTAATTTCAAGAATGATAAAATGCATGTTAGCAGAACAATACTGTGAAACTACAATTCAGACCTGGGTGTCAAATCGCGGTGGATTATAGCATGCGGAGTATGTTGATGCAGATAATTCATGCCTCTGCAGGAATAAACAAAAGCTTGATTTTGTTACATTGATACTTGCGAATAATGACCTCTACAAATGAACTTAGTATCAGTAAAATTTACAATAATTTTCCCTGAATCCGAAGAAAAGATGTGAGCAATAATACTACTTATGATGAAAATGGACAAGTATAAGTATGTCCTCCTCGACATTTTTGTCACTGCATGCCAAAATAACACAGTCTTGCATCACATTGCATCTAGGGTGAGAGACCTTGGAATTCAAGGAGGGGGGGCGTGGTCAGGGTGGGGTGATTCCAGAAACTTGATTGTTTAGAAAATcacataaaattttgaactaTTCTGTATGAGTTGGAAGAGCGACCACAAATTCAGAGTATGTATATATACCTAGCTATGTCAAGAGAATATGCAACTGCAGTCGGCATATCAAGTCTTCCCTTCCTTCTCAATATGTCATACAAACTTCCCTAGAATTTCCATTTACAGAAGCATTATTTCATGCATTAAAAACTAATTATTGATTTCCGAGTGATACATACATTTTGTAGATACTCAGTGAGGAAGACCAAGTGATCAGGATACTTCAGAACACCAAGGAACTGCACAATGTTAGGGTGTCGCAATTTTTGCCACAAGGCCAGTTCCTTTAGGAAGTTATCCCTGTAATATATCGGCCAATCgaaatgaaatgaaatggaTGAGAGATACTCAAGGCCAGTTCCTTTAGGAAGTATCCTTCTAGGTAATGTTGCACCCTTAATTAATGCTTCTCTTTTCGTATGGATTCAACCATATAATATAGATGATTACCAAAATAAAACTTAGAAATGTCTATTTGCCTCGTTAAGATTTGAACAGTGTTCTTCCCCCATAAGATAAACTCACTTTACTGTCTTGTTTGATGCAATGGAAGAACGAATTGTTTTTGCAGCAACTTCTGTACCACGCCATTTGACTAAGTACACTTCACCATAGGCACCCTGTCATTTATTCGTAATATTCAGTATCACGTAAAACGATCCATTTCTAGTAAAACATACAATAAAGATTCTATATCAAAATGTGTGGGATGGATGTCTTCGGACTAGAGAATTTCaaagatgaaaaaaatgaagaaaaaatacAGTTGGTTTTATAGGAGATGATTGCCTTGGTATCAGGAAAGAGAAATTACTTCTCCTATAAGTGTGCCTTCACCCATGTTCACTTCACTGCTGTCAATTTCACAATATGGAGCTTGAGAATTAACTCCCATCTGTTGCCAGCAAATTGACATGACATGTTTACTATTATAAAAGCCAAAAGATGGCTTTAAATTCTAGTTAGAGTGGCCATGCTGGAAACTACAAAGCGACAATCCTAAAGCTGTTTGTAAAGACCACCTGCGTGCTTGGAAATATAACTGAACTAGCAAAACATACGCTTTTCCAGCCCTCCATTAGCCCTCAACAATTAAGTGAAACATATTTGGTATGTAAAGAAGATCAAACAAGTGCAGCTTGCATTTCACATTGGCATAACTAAAACAAAAATGTTAGAAAATATGGTTCTAAAACAATGACTACTTTAGCTGGTAAATATATTGCTGAAGCATAAGATACCGGGTCAGTTCCACCATGAGCTTCCAGAATTTTGCATATGTCTCCATGGCCAAAGGTACGAGCATCAGACAATGCCTGCAATGTATTTCAATATATAACCCGTTAAacatattttggaaaaaacttaTATGGCATATTAAATAGTAGCATGGTTGCGCAGCAGCACATGGTATAGCCCCACAGAATCTTCTAATGCTATTAACTTTGCTCATTGATGCAGTAAGAGATAACTTGCTCAAGTCTTGAACCACAACTAATAGCTACACTGGTTTGTAA
This sequence is a window from Primulina tabacum isolate GXHZ01 chromosome 17, ASM2559414v2, whole genome shotgun sequence. Protein-coding genes within it:
- the LOC142531985 gene encoding serine/threonine-protein kinase 12-like, whose amino-acid sequence is MEDQRHRSSPAKIPSHGGEWDGPYRLLFCSSKGDKAGVIQELKKGVDANLADYDKRTALHLASCEGCTEIVDLLLDKGADVNSMDRWGRTALSDARTFGHGDICKILEAHGGTDPMGVNSQAPYCEIDSSEVNMGEGTLIGEGAYGEVYLVKWRGTEVAAKTIRSSIASNKTVKDNFLKELALWQKLRHPNIVQFLGVLKYPDHLVFLTEYLQNGSLYDILRRKGRLDMPTAVAYSLDIARGMNYLHQHTPHAIIHRDLTPRNVLQNDAGHLKVTDFGLSKITQGKDVGYKMTGGTGTYRYMAPEVYRRESYGKSVDVFSFALIVHEMFQGGPSNRGEDAEKLADKRAYEDSRPYLSSILYPEPIKKLLQDCWHKNPDRRPTFEEIILHLETIQEKLESKTIGACCSCVVL